Proteins encoded in a region of the Leptospira montravelensis genome:
- a CDS encoding trans-sulfuration enzyme family protein yields MFEHFETDAIRIQTKRTGEKEHSTPLFLTSSFVFDDAEHARALFAEEVTGNQYTRFSNPNTTELIDKLCSLEHTEDGIATASGMSAVFTSVFGLVQSGDHIVSARAIFGSTHQIFANILPRFGVTTTYVDINKPELWEEAFQENTKIVYIETPSNPGLDIVDLEWVAALCKKKKAILIVDNCFCSPYIQRPAEFGADVVIHSATKYLDGQGRVIAGVILGKKEYIQPIRYMARNTGPSLSPMNAWIISKSLETLAVRMDRHSENAMKLAEFLEQSPDVDLVRYPFLPNDPGYAIAKKQMKSGGGIVSFVIKGGVERARKFLDSLKWFSLTANLGDTRTTVTHPTSTTHSKLSEAERLTVGILPGLIRVSVGLEHIDDIIAEVKQALANSK; encoded by the coding sequence ATGTTTGAACACTTTGAAACTGACGCCATCCGCATCCAAACCAAACGAACTGGAGAAAAAGAACATTCCACTCCTTTATTTTTAACTTCAAGTTTTGTTTTTGATGATGCGGAACATGCAAGGGCACTTTTTGCAGAAGAAGTTACGGGCAACCAATACACTAGATTCTCTAATCCCAATACGACAGAGCTCATAGATAAACTTTGTTCTTTAGAACATACAGAAGATGGAATTGCGACTGCTTCTGGGATGTCTGCTGTTTTTACTTCCGTGTTTGGACTTGTTCAGTCTGGAGATCATATCGTTTCAGCTCGTGCAATTTTTGGATCCACACATCAAATATTTGCGAATATACTTCCTAGGTTTGGAGTCACAACTACATACGTTGATATCAACAAACCAGAGTTATGGGAAGAGGCATTTCAAGAAAATACCAAAATCGTATATATAGAAACTCCATCGAATCCAGGTCTAGATATAGTAGATTTAGAATGGGTAGCTGCCTTATGTAAAAAGAAAAAAGCCATACTTATAGTTGATAATTGTTTTTGTTCCCCGTATATCCAAAGACCTGCAGAATTCGGAGCCGATGTTGTGATTCATTCTGCAACTAAATATTTGGATGGCCAAGGCCGTGTGATTGCAGGTGTCATTTTAGGGAAAAAAGAATACATACAGCCGATTCGTTATATGGCCCGAAATACGGGACCATCTTTATCTCCAATGAATGCTTGGATCATATCGAAAAGTTTAGAAACCTTGGCTGTACGTATGGATAGACATTCAGAAAACGCAATGAAATTGGCTGAATTTTTGGAACAATCCCCTGATGTAGATTTAGTTAGATATCCTTTTTTACCAAATGATCCTGGTTATGCGATAGCCAAAAAACAAATGAAATCTGGAGGTGGAATTGTATCTTTTGTCATCAAAGGTGGAGTAGAAAGAGCAAGAAAATTTTTGGATTCATTGAAATGGTTTTCTCTCACTGCCAATTTAGGTGATACTCGAACCACTGTCACTCATCCTACTTCTACCACTCATTCTAAACTTTCGGAAGCAGAAAGGTTAACTGTGGGAATTTTACCGGGACTGATACGAGTTTC
- a CDS encoding ATP-dependent Clp protease ATP-binding subunit, with the protein MLEFTKRAKRVINEIAQDEAKRLGSDFIGPEHILLGLLREEDSVAIKILTNLNINLNELRKEVEKRTREGSGALLLDVSQGQDKYQKMIEVSKEEAKRLKHNYVGTEHILLALLRDNNNIAGGSLSSFSVNYNVIKSEILRLLGAPPSGAVGAGTTGTQSGPQGQTQTAAPRQEKSKTPILDEFARDLTQLAREKKLDPVIGRSKEIERVIQILSRKTKNNPVLVGESGVGKTAIVEGLAQAVIDKLVPDLLFDKRVLSLDLASLIAGTKYRGEFEERLKKIMKEIVTSQNIIIFIDELHTLIGAGAAEGAVDAANILKPALARGELQCIGATTNNEYRKYIEKDSALERRFQMVKVLEPSVDDAVLILDGLKKAYEAHHKVRYTEKAIEQAVKLSHRYINDRFLPDKAIDIIDEAGAKARLANCQRPNEIKEIEEEIKALSVKKEDLVRSQEYEKAAAVRDEVNRKKGQLEEKTKQWQERMEGYAVSIEEEDILSVVSLWTGIPLKKMEESENTKLLNLEEDIKGRIVGQTDAIEKVARAVRRSRTGLKSEKRPTGSFIFLGPTGVGKTELAKALAEQLFGSEDNMLRIDMSEYMEPHAVSRLIGAPPGYVGYDDGGQLTEFVRRKPYSLVLLDEIEKAHHDLFNILLQIMEEGNLTDTKGRKVNFRDTIIIMTSNIAAKEISKGGRLGFEDFAEERETYKAEQAREQLKKHFNPEFLNRVDEVVYFAPLKKEEIVSIVDIMLKDFNKRLTEKKVLVDLSLSAKEHFATIGYDQNYGARPLRRVFQRELEDYMAVQSLKGVYDNPTKIQVDFVEGKLVYSETPWSDYKEAPKKDDGSSPSTEEKDLALV; encoded by the coding sequence GAGAGTCATCAACGAAATCGCCCAAGATGAGGCTAAACGTTTGGGTTCCGATTTTATCGGTCCTGAACACATTCTACTTGGGCTTCTCCGGGAGGAGGACTCTGTCGCGATTAAGATTCTTACGAATCTAAACATCAATTTGAACGAACTCCGTAAAGAAGTCGAAAAGAGAACTCGTGAGGGTTCCGGTGCCTTGTTATTGGATGTAAGCCAAGGACAAGACAAATACCAAAAAATGATCGAAGTTTCTAAAGAGGAAGCAAAACGCCTCAAACATAACTATGTGGGAACTGAGCACATTCTTTTGGCACTACTTCGCGATAACAATAATATTGCGGGTGGATCGTTATCATCGTTCAGCGTAAATTATAACGTCATTAAATCTGAGATTTTACGACTTTTGGGAGCTCCACCCTCTGGTGCGGTGGGAGCAGGAACTACAGGAACACAATCCGGTCCACAAGGCCAAACACAAACTGCAGCACCAAGACAGGAAAAAAGTAAAACTCCTATTTTGGATGAGTTTGCACGGGACCTAACCCAACTCGCACGCGAGAAAAAACTAGATCCTGTGATTGGTCGCTCCAAAGAAATCGAAAGAGTCATTCAAATCCTCTCTCGTAAAACAAAAAACAATCCAGTTCTTGTGGGAGAATCAGGTGTGGGTAAAACGGCCATCGTTGAAGGTCTTGCCCAAGCTGTGATCGACAAGTTAGTTCCCGATTTACTTTTCGATAAACGAGTGTTATCTCTTGATTTGGCAAGTCTCATTGCAGGAACCAAATACCGAGGTGAGTTTGAAGAACGATTGAAAAAAATCATGAAAGAAATCGTTACTTCGCAAAACATCATCATCTTTATCGATGAGTTACACACTCTCATTGGAGCAGGGGCTGCCGAAGGGGCTGTGGATGCGGCAAACATTCTAAAACCTGCACTCGCTCGTGGGGAATTACAATGTATTGGTGCGACAACGAATAACGAATACCGTAAATACATCGAAAAAGATTCTGCTCTGGAAAGAAGATTTCAAATGGTGAAGGTTCTTGAACCTTCCGTTGATGATGCAGTTCTTATCTTAGATGGTTTGAAAAAAGCATATGAAGCTCATCATAAGGTTCGTTATACAGAAAAAGCCATTGAACAAGCGGTTAAGTTATCTCACCGTTATATCAACGATCGCTTTTTGCCAGACAAAGCAATTGATATCATTGATGAGGCTGGTGCAAAAGCTCGTCTTGCTAATTGCCAACGTCCGAACGAAATCAAAGAGATTGAAGAAGAAATCAAAGCTCTTTCCGTTAAAAAAGAAGATTTGGTTCGTAGCCAAGAGTATGAAAAAGCAGCCGCAGTTCGCGATGAAGTGAATCGTAAAAAAGGCCAATTGGAAGAAAAAACCAAACAGTGGCAAGAACGAATGGAAGGTTATGCTGTTTCTATTGAAGAAGAAGATATACTTTCTGTTGTGAGTCTTTGGACAGGAATTCCATTGAAAAAAATGGAAGAGTCCGAAAATACAAAACTTCTCAATTTGGAAGAAGACATCAAAGGTCGTATTGTTGGACAAACCGATGCCATTGAAAAAGTAGCTCGTGCTGTCAGACGTTCACGCACAGGTCTCAAAAGTGAAAAACGCCCTACCGGATCGTTTATTTTCCTTGGACCAACAGGTGTAGGAAAAACAGAACTTGCAAAAGCTCTCGCAGAACAACTGTTTGGATCGGAAGACAATATGCTCCGCATCGATATGTCGGAATATATGGAACCTCATGCAGTATCCCGTCTGATTGGAGCTCCTCCGGGTTACGTAGGATATGATGATGGCGGCCAACTCACTGAATTTGTGAGAAGAAAGCCATATAGTTTGGTTTTACTCGACGAAATCGAAAAGGCACACCATGACCTTTTTAATATCTTACTCCAAATTATGGAAGAAGGGAATTTAACTGACACCAAAGGTCGTAAGGTAAACTTCCGCGATACCATCATCATCATGACTTCGAACATCGCTGCGAAAGAAATTTCGAAAGGTGGGCGATTGGGTTTTGAAGACTTCGCAGAAGAAAGAGAAACTTACAAAGCAGAACAAGCTCGTGAACAGTTGAAAAAACATTTTAACCCAGAATTCCTCAACCGTGTGGATGAGGTGGTTTACTTTGCTCCTCTCAAAAAAGAAGAGATTGTAAGCATTGTGGATATCATGTTAAAAGACTTTAACAAACGTTTGACTGAAAAGAAGGTGCTTGTAGATCTTTCTCTTTCTGCCAAAGAACATTTTGCAACCATTGGATACGACCAAAACTATGGAGCCCGTCCACTCCGACGTGTGTTCCAAAGAGAATTGGAAGATTATATGGCTGTGCAGTCTTTGAAAGGCGTTTATGATAACCCAACGAAGATTCAGGTAGACTTTGTGGAAGGAAAACTCGTGTATTCGGAAACTCCTTGGTCTGATTACAAGGAAGCTCCGAAAAAAGACGACGGTTCTTCGCCAAGCACAGAGGAAAAAGATTTGGCTCTCGTTTAG
- a CDS encoding efflux RND transporter periplasmic adaptor subunit, protein MDRKKLYIPGFIFVIVLILSSVWFFRNSQSNRLGIERGSLVEAVYALGTVKPVESFSLKFGIAASVREIFVEEGQTVTKDQALLVNDSGITFRSPFNGTLTKLNVAKNETAMPGLPLLEIQNLKEVYISVSLDQESALRVKPGQLAQLSFESIRGNVYKGKVERIYPSNGQFLVRIEPNELPQGILPDMTTDVAIEVSSKENVILVPLVAVDRGKIIRYRDGKREKIEIRIGAINSEYGELVQGDLKEGDEVLVKN, encoded by the coding sequence ATGGATCGTAAAAAACTATATATTCCTGGATTTATCTTTGTAATCGTTCTAATCCTTTCTTCTGTTTGGTTTTTTCGGAATTCTCAATCTAACCGATTAGGAATTGAAAGAGGGTCTTTGGTCGAAGCAGTATATGCTCTTGGCACTGTAAAACCAGTCGAAAGTTTTAGTTTAAAATTTGGAATTGCAGCTTCGGTTCGAGAAATTTTTGTAGAAGAGGGCCAAACCGTTACAAAGGACCAAGCTCTACTTGTAAACGATTCAGGAATTACTTTCCGATCTCCATTTAATGGCACCTTAACCAAGTTAAATGTTGCAAAAAATGAAACAGCAATGCCAGGCCTGCCTCTTTTAGAGATCCAAAATTTAAAAGAAGTTTATATTTCCGTTTCTTTAGACCAAGAATCTGCGTTACGTGTCAAACCAGGTCAACTTGCTCAACTTAGTTTTGAATCCATACGAGGAAATGTTTATAAAGGAAAGGTCGAACGGATATATCCATCGAACGGACAATTTTTGGTTAGGATCGAACCAAATGAACTTCCGCAAGGAATTTTACCGGATATGACTACCGATGTGGCTATCGAAGTTTCTTCCAAAGAAAACGTAATCTTAGTTCCGTTAGTTGCCGTTGACCGAGGAAAAATTATTAGGTATCGTGATGGCAAACGTGAAAAAATTGAAATTCGTATTGGAGCCATCAATTCAGAATATGGAGAGTTAGTCCAAGGTGATCTGAAAGAAGGCGACGAAGTATTGGTTAAAAACTGA
- a CDS encoding ABC transporter ATP-binding protein codes for MIGIDAKHIFKSFGEPPQEVLKDVSLDIDIGDFVALTGKSGSGKSTLLYIVSGLDNPTSGEVKLNGSSLSGMGSKEIHALRNQSIGFVFQFHYLLPELTGLENITMPARKTGSHKLTEDYALHLMESFSVLHCKDKFPSQMSGGEGQRVAIARALVQKPKFLFADEPTGNLDTVNGDKVMEIFKRINKEDGTTILFVTHDPDYASLASRRVHMVDGKIAEIS; via the coding sequence ATGATTGGAATAGATGCCAAACATATTTTTAAATCCTTCGGAGAACCACCGCAAGAAGTATTAAAAGATGTTTCGTTAGATATTGATATTGGTGATTTTGTTGCCCTCACTGGAAAGTCGGGTTCCGGTAAATCAACGTTACTCTATATTGTAAGTGGTTTGGACAATCCAACAAGTGGTGAAGTCAAACTGAATGGAAGTTCCCTTTCTGGAATGGGAAGCAAAGAAATTCATGCCTTACGAAATCAATCGATAGGATTTGTCTTTCAATTCCACTACTTACTTCCTGAGCTTACGGGACTAGAAAATATAACTATGCCGGCGAGAAAAACTGGATCGCATAAACTCACTGAAGACTATGCTTTGCATTTGATGGAAAGTTTTTCTGTATTACATTGTAAAGATAAGTTTCCGAGCCAAATGTCTGGTGGAGAAGGGCAAAGGGTTGCGATTGCGCGTGCTTTAGTTCAAAAGCCAAAATTTCTTTTTGCCGACGAACCGACTGGCAATTTAGATACAGTTAACGGCGATAAGGTGATGGAGATTTTTAAGCGAATCAACAAAGAGGATGGAACTACCATTCTTTTTGTAACTCATGATCCAGATTATGCGAGTTTAGCGAGTCGTAGGGTCCATATGGTTGACGGAAAAATTGCAGAAATTTCCTAA
- a CDS encoding ABC transporter permease, with the protein MLFLAIRQILSRPQQSILTLIGIVLGTAGYIVFSGIMLGFQAVITDQLVNTDGQIKISPKDELITERTFEEVFFQGKVVRWLSPPSGRTDNSRLTNVLGWMDKLSNDHRVISFAPQLTKEVIFVNGKATAPARFVGVDPTIQPKVTNISDYIVEGKISDLSRGTSLAIMGEGVLNKLGAKIGDTISVYIPGSDLIPIKVVGILSTGNRLVDEVTVYSALSTVQSVTKSSGEISQIIVKINDIRSAAAIAAEFRYFSKDKVESWDEVNASILQVFKTQDIVRNSTTFTIILVVAFGIYNILNMVVNQKKKEVAILRSIGFDEKDTIQLFIFQGLFLGTLGAVIGIVVGIFGCYYIDGIPIGDPKQNSKALMKTMMISWDWMIYVKGFCIAVISASIASYIPARMASRLSPVDIIRGAT; encoded by the coding sequence ATGTTGTTTCTTGCGATAAGACAGATCCTTTCAAGACCACAACAATCCATTCTTACATTGATCGGAATCGTACTTGGTACTGCAGGTTATATTGTTTTCTCGGGAATTATGTTGGGTTTTCAAGCTGTCATAACTGACCAATTGGTGAACACTGACGGACAGATCAAAATTTCGCCTAAAGATGAACTGATAACGGAAAGAACATTTGAAGAAGTTTTTTTTCAAGGAAAAGTAGTGCGTTGGTTGTCGCCACCTTCCGGCAGAACCGACAATTCCCGGTTAACGAATGTTCTAGGTTGGATGGATAAGTTATCCAATGATCACCGAGTCATTTCTTTTGCACCGCAGCTTACCAAAGAAGTTATTTTTGTAAATGGGAAAGCAACGGCTCCAGCTAGGTTTGTTGGAGTTGATCCGACGATCCAACCTAAAGTAACTAATATAAGTGATTACATTGTAGAAGGAAAAATTTCCGATTTATCTAGAGGGACTTCGCTTGCCATTATGGGTGAAGGTGTTTTGAATAAACTTGGTGCAAAAATTGGTGATACCATTTCCGTATATATTCCAGGTTCTGATTTAATCCCTATAAAGGTGGTTGGTATTTTGAGTACTGGAAATCGTTTGGTTGATGAAGTCACCGTATATTCTGCATTGTCTACTGTACAAAGTGTAACAAAATCTAGTGGAGAAATCTCTCAAATTATTGTAAAAATTAATGATATTCGATCTGCTGCTGCAATTGCCGCTGAATTTCGGTATTTTAGTAAAGATAAAGTGGAAAGTTGGGACGAAGTAAATGCAAGTATTCTTCAAGTCTTTAAAACACAGGATATTGTTAGAAACTCTACCACTTTTACAATCATTCTTGTCGTAGCATTCGGAATATATAATATTCTAAATATGGTTGTGAACCAAAAGAAAAAGGAAGTGGCCATCCTTCGTTCCATTGGGTTCGACGAAAAAGATACAATCCAACTTTTTATTTTCCAAGGCTTGTTTTTAGGTACACTTGGAGCTGTCATTGGAATCGTTGTGGGAATATTTGGATGTTATTATATAGATGGAATTCCCATTGGTGATCCAAAACAAAATTCCAAAGCTTTAATGAAAACGATGATGATTTCTTGGGACTGGATGATATATGTAAAAGGGTTTTGTATCGCCGTTATCAGTGCATCCATTGCGAGTTATATACCTGCACGTATGGCAAGCCGTCTTTCACCTGTCGATATTATCCGAGGGGCAACATAA
- the mtaB gene encoding tRNA (N(6)-L-threonylcarbamoyladenosine(37)-C(2))-methylthiotransferase MtaB has translation MKIKFHTLGCRLNFFETDGMYSVLKDKGFSLAEAEEKAQYIVVNTCTVTNKADVKNRNIIRNAIRTNPGAKVYVTGCYAETDKEVLLNIPGVFGVFGNTEKSSLPYKILEDFEGKEVYPTKELDRFSYSDVLPEGHTRAYLKIQDGCNRKCSYCKIPAARGLGVSRNYNDILDQVRYLQDNGVGEIQLTGVNLGWYRLENGEKGFLNLLEDILKILEYSRIRLSSIEPPDVGSGLLDLMKHPRFCKFLHIPIQSGSRKILKDMRRTYHPDAFRTRIELAKEKLPGLFLGTDVIVGFPSETEVEFNETKQLLIELGFAKLHVFPYSVRKGTTAESFGDPIPGDEKKRRVLNLMALSSELHKKYSESVIGKTYEAILESDGRFVTDNYLKGKLADSFRFDTLQTGQFVDVRCVEYKPAKDKEGEFVFGLSL, from the coding sequence GTGAAAATAAAGTTTCATACACTTGGCTGTCGGTTGAACTTTTTTGAAACCGATGGTATGTATTCAGTTCTCAAAGACAAAGGATTTTCTTTAGCAGAAGCCGAGGAAAAGGCGCAGTACATTGTTGTGAATACTTGTACTGTTACTAATAAAGCTGATGTAAAAAACAGGAACATCATTCGAAATGCCATACGCACAAACCCTGGTGCAAAGGTTTATGTGACAGGTTGTTATGCAGAAACTGACAAAGAAGTTTTACTTAATATTCCTGGTGTGTTTGGTGTATTCGGTAATACCGAAAAAAGTTCTCTACCTTATAAAATTTTAGAAGACTTTGAAGGAAAAGAAGTATATCCAACTAAAGAACTGGATCGATTTTCCTATTCGGACGTACTGCCGGAAGGCCATACTCGAGCGTATTTAAAAATACAAGATGGTTGTAACAGAAAATGTTCCTATTGTAAAATCCCAGCTGCACGTGGTCTTGGAGTCAGTAGAAATTATAACGACATTTTAGATCAAGTTAGATACCTTCAAGACAATGGAGTTGGGGAAATTCAGTTAACTGGCGTTAATTTAGGATGGTATCGATTAGAAAATGGTGAAAAAGGTTTTTTAAATCTTTTAGAAGATATTTTAAAAATCTTAGAATATTCTCGTATTCGTCTTTCTTCCATAGAGCCGCCAGATGTAGGATCCGGGTTACTGGATTTAATGAAACACCCCAGATTTTGTAAATTTTTACATATTCCTATTCAAAGTGGTAGCCGAAAAATTTTAAAAGATATGCGGCGAACATATCATCCAGATGCATTTCGAACAAGGATTGAACTAGCAAAAGAGAAACTGCCTGGTTTATTTCTTGGAACTGATGTCATTGTGGGATTTCCTTCGGAAACAGAAGTTGAATTTAATGAAACAAAACAATTGTTAATTGAGCTTGGTTTTGCAAAATTACATGTATTCCCTTATTCTGTTCGAAAGGGCACAACTGCTGAATCCTTTGGCGATCCGATTCCAGGTGATGAAAAAAAACGCAGAGTATTAAATTTGATGGCTCTCAGTTCTGAATTGCACAAAAAATATTCTGAATCGGTCATTGGTAAAACCTATGAGGCCATTCTTGAAAGTGATGGACGGTTTGTAACAGATAATTATCTGAAAGGTAAACTTGCTGATTCTTTCCGATTTGATACCTTACAAACTGGACAATTTGTAGATGTTAGGTGCGTAGAGTACAAACCTGCTAAAGATAAAGAAGGTGAGTTTGTTTTTGGACTGTCCCTATAA
- a CDS encoding tetratricopeptide repeat protein — translation MKHLIYTLAVTCFLVTSLHSQEKEQVGSAYFQAVDEYKVKNYNKSIELVKSLLTDGKSSYEFYALLAFNYDKLNDFENSYKNILEARKRKPDDEDLLLASLAILTRNKKWKPAIELAEKTIPLYPQNPEVRYFYALALSEKGASKTALSQIEKAKAGSPNDFRMLELEGKIYYNLKNYDKADVSLRWASSLNQNSAEIWNNLALVQESLYKTNKKLGKKSQANTYLTEAKECIQKASDLNGESNTIKENSKRIVALSDL, via the coding sequence ATGAAACATTTGATTTATACTTTAGCCGTTACTTGTTTTCTTGTAACCTCCCTCCATTCCCAAGAAAAAGAACAAGTTGGTTCGGCTTACTTTCAAGCTGTAGATGAATACAAAGTAAAAAACTATAACAAGTCAATAGAGCTTGTAAAGAGTTTACTTACTGATGGTAAATCTTCCTATGAATTCTATGCTTTACTTGCATTTAACTATGATAAGTTGAACGACTTTGAAAATTCTTATAAAAATATCTTAGAAGCAAGAAAACGTAAACCTGACGATGAAGATCTTTTGTTAGCAAGTCTTGCAATCTTAACTCGCAACAAAAAATGGAAACCGGCCATTGAACTTGCCGAAAAAACTATCCCATTGTATCCGCAAAATCCTGAAGTAAGATACTTTTATGCACTGGCACTATCCGAAAAAGGTGCTTCCAAAACTGCACTTTCTCAAATTGAAAAAGCAAAAGCAGGTAGTCCCAATGACTTCCGAATGTTAGAGTTAGAGGGAAAAATCTATTATAATTTAAAAAATTATGATAAAGCGGATGTTAGTTTAAGATGGGCATCTTCTTTAAACCAAAATTCTGCTGAAATTTGGAATAACCTGGCTCTCGTCCAAGAATCATTATACAAAACCAATAAAAAATTGGGTAAAAAATCTCAAGCAAACACCTATTTGACGGAGGCAAAGGAATGTATCCAAAAAGCTTCTGATTTAAATGGAGAAAGTAATACAATCAAAGAAAATTCAAAACGGATTGTTGCACTTAGCGATTTGTGA